A genomic stretch from Corynebacterium faecale includes:
- a CDS encoding DUF3500 domain-containing protein, producing the protein MTLLISRRGRTACALATTLAAGSLTFAACSVDRPDGQASDAEPPRVGTVMGTGTSGASTSAPQSATMSHTASRQTSLTARAFMEYLDAEQQHQILNEGLLLNDLTRAQQVTMLQVFESLLNENSYSTTNALLGHIISSPEAEPHYLHFSRIPAADERWKLTVDGPMIGLHAQLAASGVMTLESGHIAMTGHDAESITQTTDLRAPDAPVTSLHDSAVDFYHSLSEEQLRALTTPGGGGLSGADLSDSQRDLITEVTADWLCLGDEGTSPDKRDRIADSIDETTFLLSENPANPDQDGLSLLIDGPEVFLDINGHPADEGASAVHSVFRDPSLAAAPAG; encoded by the coding sequence GTGACTTTGTTGATCTCCCGCCGTGGACGCACCGCATGTGCGCTCGCCACCACACTCGCTGCTGGCAGTCTGACGTTTGCCGCCTGCAGCGTTGACCGCCCCGACGGTCAGGCGTCGGATGCGGAACCACCCAGGGTCGGGACGGTGATGGGAACGGGAACCAGCGGAGCGTCGACAAGCGCCCCACAGAGCGCAACCATGAGCCATACCGCGAGCCGGCAAACATCGCTGACAGCGCGGGCATTCATGGAGTATCTTGATGCGGAACAACAGCATCAGATCCTCAATGAAGGTCTGTTACTCAATGACCTGACCCGGGCGCAACAGGTCACCATGTTGCAGGTGTTTGAATCACTGCTTAATGAGAACTCCTACTCCACAACCAATGCGCTTCTCGGGCACATCATCAGCTCGCCAGAGGCGGAACCCCACTACCTTCACTTCTCCCGGATTCCCGCTGCGGATGAACGGTGGAAACTGACTGTGGACGGTCCCATGATCGGGTTGCACGCGCAGCTCGCGGCCAGTGGGGTGATGACACTGGAGTCCGGGCATATCGCTATGACCGGCCACGATGCGGAGAGCATCACGCAGACCACGGACCTCCGTGCCCCTGATGCCCCCGTCACTTCACTCCATGACTCAGCCGTTGATTTCTACCACAGCCTCAGCGAAGAGCAACTCCGCGCGTTGACCACACCCGGAGGCGGTGGACTCAGCGGTGCCGATCTCTCCGACTCCCAGAGAGATCTGATCACCGAAGTCACCGCGGACTGGCTCTGCCTGGGAGATGAAGGGACGTCCCCCGATAAACGGGACAGGATCGCCGATTCCATCGATGAGACGACTTTCCTGTTGTCCGAAAACCCCGCAAACCCTGATCAGGACGGCTTATCCCTCCTGATAGATGGCCCGGAGGTGTTCCTGGATATCAACGGTCACCCCGCAGACGAGGGTGCTTCCGCCGTTCACTCGGTATTCCGGGATCCAAGCTTGGCTGCAGCCCCCGCAGGGTAG
- a CDS encoding MFS transporter has protein sequence MVGTTIEWFDFFIYAQAAGLIFATQYFNPASNSSASIAQIIAWASLGISFLFRPFGAVIAGHLGDRFGRKPVLVLTLVGMGGATVAMGLLPTYAQIGIAAPLILVLLRILQGISAGGEWGGAALIAVEHAPKGRRGFFGAFPQVGVPAGMLLATVFMLVMTSALSPAQFESWGWRIPFISSVVLIGVGFFIRRLVHESPVFSEMQELKKQSSAPLSELFRKHAKTVMLAALIFAGVNAAGYLAIAFFVSYGTGVLGMGRPTVLLLTSLTAVAWIIATLYFGAASDRWGRRRTFAIGYLAMIIWAIPTWLLIDTANPLFFGIAVVILGVLLGITYGPQPALYAEMFPASVRLSGVSIGYAIGSIIGGAFAPMIAEMLLDSTGTSMSIGIYIAVISTISLIAVLAVPKTGIQDRNLHT, from the coding sequence ATGGTGGGCACCACCATTGAATGGTTTGATTTCTTCATCTATGCCCAGGCCGCGGGTCTGATTTTTGCAACCCAGTATTTCAATCCTGCCAGCAACTCGAGTGCCTCCATCGCTCAGATCATCGCGTGGGCCTCACTGGGCATCAGCTTCCTCTTCCGACCATTCGGCGCTGTTATCGCAGGTCATCTCGGTGATCGTTTCGGCCGCAAGCCGGTACTGGTTCTCACCCTCGTGGGCATGGGTGGTGCCACTGTGGCCATGGGCCTGCTCCCCACCTACGCCCAGATCGGAATCGCCGCGCCACTGATCCTGGTGCTGCTCCGCATCCTTCAGGGAATTTCCGCCGGTGGCGAATGGGGTGGAGCAGCACTCATCGCTGTCGAACATGCACCCAAGGGCCGCCGAGGATTCTTTGGCGCATTCCCACAGGTCGGTGTGCCTGCCGGCATGCTCCTGGCCACTGTGTTCATGCTCGTGATGACCTCAGCACTCTCCCCTGCACAGTTTGAGTCCTGGGGTTGGCGCATCCCGTTCATCTCCAGTGTGGTTCTCATCGGAGTCGGTTTCTTCATCCGCCGCCTGGTTCACGAGTCCCCTGTCTTTTCTGAGATGCAGGAACTGAAGAAGCAGTCCTCCGCACCGCTGTCCGAGCTGTTCAGGAAGCATGCGAAGACGGTCATGCTTGCAGCCCTCATCTTCGCTGGTGTCAACGCCGCAGGGTACCTGGCCATCGCCTTCTTCGTCTCCTACGGCACCGGTGTACTCGGCATGGGTCGCCCCACTGTTCTGCTGCTGACCTCCCTGACCGCGGTCGCATGGATCATCGCCACCCTCTACTTCGGAGCTGCCTCCGATCGGTGGGGTCGCCGTCGGACCTTCGCCATTGGCTACCTGGCCATGATCATCTGGGCAATCCCGACCTGGCTGCTCATCGACACCGCGAACCCGCTGTTCTTCGGCATCGCCGTGGTGATCCTGGGTGTCCTGCTCGGAATCACATATGGCCCGCAGCCTGCACTCTACGCAGAGATGTTCCCCGCCAGTGTTCGTCTCTCCGGGGTATCCATCGGCTATGCAATCGGTTCCATCATCGGTGGAGCTTTCGCCCCGATGATCGCCGAGATGCTGCTGGATTCCACCGGAACGTCCATGTCCATCGGAATCTACATCGCAGTCATCTCCACCATTTCCCTCATTGCGGTGCTCGCGGTACCCAAGACCGGAATCCAGGATAGAAATCTGCACACCTGA
- a CDS encoding AMP-binding protein, with amino-acid sequence MTSVTEIHSTHTGPQTGIEYASRDEITALQIARTKNTLRHAYFNVPHYRAAFNEAGVHPDDFREMSDLGKFTFTDKEILRGEYPFGMFAVPQSQIVRLHASSGTTGRPTVVAYTRNDIENWSNLVARSLRAGGIRAGDKVQVTFGYGLFTGGLGAHYGVEKLGATVIPTSGGQTERQIQIMKDFQPDAILGTPSYMLTVLDRMRAEGLDPRDSSLRVGVMGAEPWSEGMRRDLEQGFDIDATDIYGLSEVMGPGVAQESIETKDGLTIWEDHFYPEIIDPVTGEVLPDGSYGELVLTSLTKEAFPVIRYRTHDLTRILPGTAFSMRRIDKISARNDDMIILRGVNCFPSQFEEIIVEDPVLRPRYQCVLTKKGRMDHLTLTVEHTPGCSAEDIAMASARLSKQIKDRIGVSVEINICDRVDSGEGKAKRLLDLRNAN; translated from the coding sequence ATGACTTCCGTCACTGAAATTCACTCCACCCATACCGGCCCTCAGACGGGAATTGAGTACGCATCACGCGACGAGATCACGGCGCTCCAGATCGCCAGGACCAAGAACACCCTGCGCCATGCCTACTTCAATGTCCCCCACTACCGGGCTGCATTCAATGAGGCGGGCGTTCACCCGGATGATTTCCGGGAGATGTCCGATCTTGGAAAGTTCACCTTCACCGACAAGGAGATCCTGCGGGGCGAGTATCCCTTCGGAATGTTCGCTGTTCCTCAGAGCCAGATCGTGCGTCTCCATGCATCCTCCGGCACCACCGGTCGCCCGACTGTTGTCGCCTACACCCGCAATGACATCGAGAACTGGTCCAACCTCGTTGCCCGTTCCCTGCGTGCAGGTGGTATCCGCGCCGGCGACAAGGTCCAGGTGACCTTCGGTTATGGACTGTTCACGGGTGGTCTCGGCGCCCACTACGGCGTGGAAAAGCTCGGTGCCACGGTCATCCCCACATCAGGTGGACAGACTGAACGCCAGATCCAGATCATGAAGGACTTCCAGCCGGACGCCATCCTGGGCACTCCCTCCTACATGCTGACCGTCCTGGATCGCATGCGTGCTGAAGGACTGGATCCTCGCGACAGCTCCCTCCGCGTCGGCGTCATGGGTGCCGAGCCATGGTCTGAAGGCATGCGACGGGACCTGGAGCAGGGCTTCGACATTGACGCCACAGATATCTACGGACTCTCTGAGGTCATGGGCCCGGGCGTGGCTCAGGAAAGCATCGAAACGAAGGACGGGCTGACCATCTGGGAAGATCACTTCTACCCAGAGATCATCGACCCGGTCACCGGCGAGGTGCTGCCCGATGGTTCCTACGGTGAACTGGTGCTTACCTCCCTGACCAAGGAGGCCTTCCCGGTCATCCGCTACCGCACCCATGACCTGACCCGTATCCTGCCGGGCACCGCGTTCTCCATGCGCCGTATCGACAAGATCAGTGCCCGTAATGATGACATGATCATTCTCCGTGGAGTGAACTGCTTCCCCAGCCAGTTCGAGGAGATCATTGTCGAGGATCCCGTCCTCCGTCCTCGCTACCAGTGCGTCCTCACCAAGAAGGGCCGCATGGACCACCTCACCCTCACCGTGGAACACACCCCGGGATGCAGCGCGGAGGACATCGCCATGGCCTCTGCCCGCCTGAGCAAGCAGATCAAGGACCGCATCGGCGTCTCCGTGGAAATCAATATCTGCGACCGCGTTGACAGCGGTGAGGGCAAGGCTAAGCGCCTGCTGGATCTCCGTAACGCCAACTAA
- a CDS encoding TetR/AcrR family transcriptional regulator — MSQISTATPSTTRGRPGYTREDVIRIAVNQFNTHGYEATSMGSLATTLGVTKSAIYHHITSKEEIMVAATDQALESLFDVIDSAQELDGNAKDRLTAAIGGATLVLCENPENVTLLLRLRGNTEVEKQILERRRAITRKLIQFVADAQAEGAVHSDLDAGMVARLTFGMINSIVEWYRPDGSTSPEELSKLMPDFVFKGISTH, encoded by the coding sequence ATGTCCCAAATATCCACCGCAACGCCGAGCACCACCCGGGGCCGGCCAGGCTATACACGTGAAGATGTCATCCGCATCGCGGTTAACCAGTTCAACACCCACGGTTATGAAGCAACATCAATGGGATCCCTCGCCACCACGCTCGGGGTCACAAAATCGGCGATCTATCACCACATCACCTCCAAGGAGGAAATTATGGTGGCCGCCACCGACCAGGCCCTGGAGTCGCTCTTTGATGTCATCGACTCCGCCCAGGAGCTGGATGGCAACGCCAAGGACCGCCTGACCGCGGCAATCGGCGGCGCAACCCTGGTGTTGTGCGAAAACCCCGAGAACGTCACCCTCTTACTACGTCTTCGTGGAAACACTGAGGTGGAGAAGCAGATCCTGGAGCGCAGGCGCGCCATCACCCGGAAACTCATCCAATTCGTGGCCGACGCCCAGGCCGAGGGCGCCGTACACTCCGATCTCGACGCCGGCATGGTCGCCCGGCTCACTTTCGGCATGATCAACTCAATCGTGGAGTGGTACCGACCAGACGGGTCCACCTCCCCGGAAGAGCTGAGCAAACTGATGCCAGACTTCGTTTTCAAGGGAATATCCACCCATTAA
- the paaI gene encoding hydroxyphenylacetyl-CoA thioesterase PaaI: MTQTVENVQVLAPGVAAGPEFEHVRAMYARDEASKGIGLTVTELSTEGARGHFTVRPEMCNGHGTAQGGILFTFADAIFAGVCNASGDTAVASQVGIHYISPARVGELVEAEAVNRQTWGRNGVTDVVLRVGDRVVAEFRGTSRVVKGV, encoded by the coding sequence ATGACCCAGACCGTTGAAAATGTACAGGTTCTCGCGCCGGGAGTGGCCGCGGGGCCGGAATTTGAGCATGTGCGGGCCATGTATGCCCGGGATGAGGCATCCAAGGGGATTGGCTTGACCGTCACTGAACTTTCTACGGAAGGTGCCCGGGGTCACTTTACCGTTAGGCCGGAGATGTGCAATGGCCATGGAACCGCCCAGGGCGGAATTCTCTTCACTTTTGCTGACGCGATCTTTGCCGGCGTATGCAATGCGTCCGGGGATACTGCCGTGGCGTCCCAGGTGGGCATCCATTACATCTCGCCAGCCCGTGTGGGTGAGCTGGTGGAGGCGGAGGCTGTCAATCGGCAGACGTGGGGGAGGAATGGGGTTACTGATGTCGTACTGCGCGTCGGCGATCGCGTGGTGGCGGAGTTCCGTGGCACTTCACGCGTGGTCAAGGGGGTCTAA
- the paaA gene encoding 1,2-phenylacetyl-CoA epoxidase subunit PaaA — MTTATPELHAAEEAQAQEHFDALIAKDSRIEPSDWMPAAYRKTLTRQISQHAHSEIIGMQPEANWITRAPSLKRKAILMAKVQDEAGHGLYLYSAAETLGTSRDELVDQLLSGKAKYSSIFNYPARTWADIGAIGWLVDGAAIANQVPLCRASYAPYGRAMVRVCKEESFHQRQGWEILYELANGTPEQKQMAQEAINRFYGPALQMFGPPDDDSPNSRQSMAWNIKRLSNDELRQRFVDMIVPQAEGLGLHFEDPDLKWNAERGHYDYGELDWAEFKSVIKGEGPCNVQRMQRRRQAFNDGAWVREAAAAYAERQRPAATQLTA; from the coding sequence ATGACCACAGCTACCCCGGAGCTTCACGCAGCAGAAGAAGCACAGGCGCAGGAGCACTTCGATGCTCTGATCGCCAAGGATTCACGCATCGAACCATCTGATTGGATGCCCGCCGCCTACCGCAAGACGCTGACCCGTCAGATCTCACAGCATGCTCACTCTGAGATCATCGGCATGCAGCCGGAAGCCAACTGGATCACCCGGGCCCCTTCCCTCAAGCGCAAGGCCATCCTCATGGCCAAAGTCCAGGACGAGGCGGGACACGGCCTTTACCTCTACTCCGCAGCGGAAACCCTCGGTACCAGTCGCGATGAACTCGTGGACCAGCTGCTCAGCGGCAAGGCTAAGTACTCCTCTATCTTCAACTATCCGGCACGCACCTGGGCGGATATCGGAGCCATCGGCTGGCTCGTCGATGGGGCCGCCATCGCCAACCAGGTGCCACTATGCCGCGCATCGTATGCGCCCTATGGCCGTGCCATGGTTCGAGTCTGTAAGGAGGAATCCTTCCATCAGCGTCAGGGTTGGGAGATCCTCTACGAACTGGCCAACGGCACCCCGGAGCAGAAGCAGATGGCCCAGGAAGCCATCAACCGCTTCTACGGCCCGGCACTGCAGATGTTCGGCCCACCGGATGATGATTCCCCGAACTCGAGGCAGTCCATGGCTTGGAACATCAAGCGTCTGTCCAATGATGAACTGCGCCAGCGTTTCGTGGACATGATTGTCCCGCAGGCAGAGGGACTCGGCCTTCACTTCGAAGATCCGGACCTCAAGTGGAACGCGGAACGCGGCCACTACGACTACGGCGAGCTCGACTGGGCTGAGTTCAAGTCCGTCATCAAGGGCGAAGGCCCCTGCAACGTGCAGCGCATGCAGCGTCGTCGTCAAGCATTCAACGATGGGGCGTGGGTCCGCGAGGCGGCCGCCGCCTACGCAGAACGCCAGCGCCCGGCTGCCACCCAACTCACCGCCTAA
- the paaB gene encoding 1,2-phenylacetyl-CoA epoxidase subunit PaaB — protein sequence MSNQSWPMWEVFVRTSRGLSHVHAGSLHAADATMALRNARDLYTRRNEGTSVWVVPAEVVVASDPDSKGGFFESSQGKNYRHATYYSKAEGVPHL from the coding sequence ATGTCGAATCAGTCCTGGCCCATGTGGGAAGTGTTTGTCCGCACCTCCCGTGGCCTCTCCCACGTCCATGCCGGTTCCCTGCACGCAGCCGATGCCACCATGGCGCTGCGCAACGCCCGCGACCTGTACACCCGCCGCAATGAGGGCACCTCCGTCTGGGTCGTCCCAGCCGAGGTTGTCGTCGCCTCTGATCCTGATTCCAAGGGCGGCTTCTTTGAATCCTCCCAGGGCAAGAACTACCGCCACGCCACCTACTACTCCAAGGCCGAAGGGGTGCCACACCTGTGA
- the paaC gene encoding 1,2-phenylacetyl-CoA epoxidase subunit PaaC: MSSYATVDSATRQTQGDGITAEDIQNTGAVASEDVANYTLTLADDALMLAQRLGWWISRAPEMEEDIAIGNIALDLVGHARFLYSYAGTAWGKTEDDLAYFRDEEEFRSARLTETENGDFGQTIARQLILSHYFLGLYTALQDSTDETLQAIAAKAVREVEYHADHANQWTLRLGLGTEESHQRISEGLFYMWPYVAELFEDLPLHTTLAATGQAVLPSSLRADFDRNIAYVLEEAGLEVPQTPSARSGQRTGAFSEHRGYILAEMQSLARRHPGASW; encoded by the coding sequence GTGAGCAGCTACGCAACCGTGGATTCCGCGACCCGACAGACCCAGGGCGATGGAATTACCGCAGAAGACATCCAGAACACCGGAGCAGTCGCATCTGAGGATGTGGCCAATTACACACTCACCCTCGCTGATGATGCCCTCATGTTGGCCCAGCGTCTCGGCTGGTGGATCTCCCGTGCACCGGAGATGGAGGAGGATATCGCGATCGGCAATATCGCCCTCGACCTCGTCGGCCATGCACGTTTCCTCTACAGCTACGCAGGCACCGCCTGGGGCAAGACCGAGGATGACCTCGCCTACTTCCGCGATGAGGAGGAGTTCCGCTCGGCACGCCTCACCGAAACCGAGAATGGTGACTTCGGCCAGACCATCGCCCGTCAGCTGATCCTGTCCCATTACTTCCTCGGCCTCTATACCGCGCTGCAGGATTCCACCGATGAGACCCTCCAGGCCATCGCGGCCAAGGCTGTCAGGGAAGTGGAATACCACGCAGACCACGCCAACCAGTGGACCCTGCGACTGGGCCTGGGCACCGAAGAATCCCACCAGCGCATCAGCGAAGGCCTCTTCTACATGTGGCCCTACGTGGCGGAGCTGTTCGAGGATCTCCCTCTGCACACCACCCTCGCCGCCACCGGCCAGGCTGTGCTGCCATCCAGTCTCCGTGCGGATTTCGACCGCAACATCGCCTATGTGCTGGAGGAGGCTGGCCTGGAAGTTCCACAGACCCCGTCTGCCCGCAGCGGTCAGCGCACCGGAGCATTCAGCGAACACCGCGGTTATATCCTCGCCGAGATGCAGTCCCTGGCCCGCCGCCACCCCGGCGCCAGCTGGTAA
- the paaD gene encoding 1,2-phenylacetyl-CoA epoxidase subunit PaaD — protein MSTVSPVSHPLRPTGEAEAQLWDIAATVPDPEIPVISIADLGILRGVRFEGTTAVITITPTYSGCPAMDRITSDVKEALLGAGFTDSTVELVLHPAWSTDWMTEHGRDQLRDYGIAPPARRSDDGGNRVVRLTLTMPEAIACPQCSSTNTRKLSHFGSTSCKSLHNCLDCLEPFDYFKVH, from the coding sequence ATGAGCACCGTGAGCCCTGTGAGCCATCCACTGCGCCCCACCGGGGAAGCAGAAGCACAGCTCTGGGACATCGCCGCCACTGTTCCTGATCCGGAGATCCCGGTGATTTCCATCGCGGACTTAGGCATCCTGCGTGGTGTCCGGTTCGAGGGCACCACCGCGGTCATCACCATCACCCCGACCTACTCCGGGTGCCCGGCGATGGATCGGATCACCAGTGATGTCAAGGAGGCGCTCCTGGGTGCGGGATTCACCGATTCCACGGTCGAACTGGTTCTCCACCCGGCCTGGAGCACAGACTGGATGACCGAGCACGGCCGCGATCAGCTCCGTGACTACGGCATCGCCCCACCAGCCCGCCGCTCAGATGACGGTGGTAACCGCGTGGTCAGGCTGACTCTCACGATGCCAGAAGCCATCGCCTGCCCCCAGTGTTCCTCCACCAATACCCGAAAGCTCAGCCACTTCGGCTCGACATCCTGCAAGTCTCTGCACAACTGCCTGGACTGCCTCGAGCCCTTCGACTACTTCAAGGTGCACTAA
- the paaE gene encoding 1,2-phenylacetyl-CoA epoxidase subunit PaaE encodes MTTPTLTKPKAKFNALTVSEVRRLTDDSVEVSFEVPEELQADYDYVPGQYVALRAEIEGTEIRRSYSICDIPRPGTIRVAVKKNLGGLFSTWANETLQVGDTLEVMNPQGAFTSRTHVTSLNDADAIAEKAGNANLVAIAAGSGITPIMAIAQTVLAENPQATFEIVYANKGGADVMFAEEIGDLKDKYPSRFAVHHVLSREQRVNPLFSGRIDDEKLALLLDKVLQTSTIKEWFLCGPFELVQLCRDELDGRGVDAQDVRFELFTTGKPGDGPGQGNTGRPVITDPEGDNITISFTLDGLSGSIDSPVSAKESVLNAALRVRPDVPFACAGGVCGTCRAKVVEGEYEMDENYALEADEVAAGYVLTCQTRPTGDSLVVDYDA; translated from the coding sequence ATGACTACTCCCACCCTCACCAAGCCAAAGGCAAAGTTCAACGCCCTCACTGTCTCCGAGGTGCGTCGACTCACCGACGATTCCGTCGAGGTCAGCTTCGAGGTTCCAGAGGAACTCCAGGCAGATTACGATTATGTTCCCGGCCAGTATGTGGCCCTACGCGCGGAGATCGAGGGCACCGAGATTCGCCGGTCCTATTCCATCTGCGATATTCCCCGCCCCGGTACCATCCGGGTGGCTGTGAAGAAGAACCTCGGTGGATTGTTCTCCACCTGGGCCAATGAGACACTCCAGGTGGGAGACACCCTCGAGGTGATGAACCCGCAGGGTGCGTTCACCTCCCGCACCCATGTCACCTCGCTCAATGACGCTGATGCGATCGCCGAGAAGGCAGGCAATGCCAACCTGGTGGCCATCGCAGCAGGTTCCGGCATCACGCCCATCATGGCGATTGCCCAGACCGTTCTGGCGGAGAACCCACAGGCCACCTTCGAGATTGTCTACGCCAACAAGGGCGGCGCGGATGTCATGTTCGCCGAGGAGATCGGCGACCTGAAGGATAAATACCCCAGCCGCTTCGCGGTCCACCATGTGCTCTCCCGCGAGCAGCGCGTCAACCCACTGTTCTCCGGACGCATTGACGACGAAAAGCTGGCACTCCTCCTGGACAAGGTTCTGCAGACCTCAACCATCAAGGAATGGTTCCTCTGTGGCCCCTTCGAGTTGGTCCAGTTGTGCCGCGATGAACTGGATGGCCGGGGAGTGGACGCCCAGGATGTCCGCTTCGAGCTCTTCACCACCGGTAAGCCCGGTGATGGACCGGGCCAGGGTAATACCGGCCGCCCCGTGATCACTGATCCGGAGGGGGATAACATCACCATCTCCTTCACCCTCGACGGACTCTCCGGGTCCATTGATTCTCCCGTCAGTGCCAAGGAATCCGTCCTCAACGCTGCCCTGCGGGTACGTCCGGACGTTCCCTTCGCCTGCGCCGGCGGTGTCTGTGGCACCTGCCGCGCCAAGGTGGTTGAAGGCGAGTATGAGATGGATGAGAACTACGCCCTGGAAGCCGATGAGGTTGCGGCCGGATATGTCCTGACCTGCCAGACCCGCCCGACCGGCGACAGCCTGGTCGTTGACTACGACGCTTAG
- a CDS encoding enoyl-CoA hydratase/isomerase family protein gives MINLHIENNTAEVVLNNPTAMNALSEGDLKDLSAAYTEAEVRGVRALILRGEGRGFCAGRNIRGIVPADDDATDYLANKVTPVLKQMSNFPAPTFAAVQGACLGVGLGLTIATDVVYVAEDAKFGSPFANLGATLDSGGHALFFERLGAHRAMDLIVTGDLISGEEAVQAGLFSRAVPADQLVDITRAAAQKAATGATQAFLTSRALIQDLRDQRIGLWASMEKENIAQGQLCSSQDYAEGFAAFNEKRLPVFAGR, from the coding sequence GTGATTAATCTTCATATTGAAAACAACACCGCTGAAGTAGTCCTCAATAATCCCACAGCCATGAACGCTCTCTCCGAGGGGGATCTGAAGGATTTGTCCGCCGCCTACACCGAGGCCGAGGTCCGCGGTGTGCGTGCCCTCATCCTCCGCGGTGAAGGCAGGGGTTTCTGCGCCGGTCGTAATATCCGTGGCATTGTGCCCGCTGATGATGATGCAACCGACTACCTGGCCAACAAGGTCACCCCGGTGTTGAAGCAGATGAGCAACTTCCCTGCTCCCACCTTTGCAGCCGTCCAGGGTGCTTGTCTAGGTGTGGGGCTGGGGTTGACGATTGCCACGGATGTCGTCTACGTCGCCGAGGACGCGAAGTTTGGATCCCCCTTCGCCAACCTGGGGGCCACCCTTGATTCCGGTGGGCATGCACTCTTCTTCGAGCGTCTCGGAGCGCACCGCGCCATGGACCTCATCGTCACCGGGGACCTGATCTCGGGGGAGGAGGCAGTCCAGGCTGGTCTGTTCTCCCGTGCGGTACCGGCTGATCAGCTGGTGGACATCACCCGTGCTGCAGCCCAGAAGGCCGCCACCGGTGCCACCCAGGCGTTTCTCACCAGCCGCGCGCTCATCCAGGATCTCCGAGATCAACGCATCGGGCTGTGGGCCTCGATGGAGAAGGAGAATATCGCGCAGGGGCAGCTGTGCTCATCGCAGGACTATGCCGAAGGTTTCGCCGCTTTCAATGAAAAGCGGTTGCCGGTGTTCGCTGGCCGCTAG
- a CDS encoding thiolase family protein — MTTPNAYLVSGRRTPVGRYGGALSTVRPDDLAALTIKAVIEDAGIDPSAVDEVILGNANGAGEENRNVARMAWLLAGYPDSVPGITVNRLCASGMSAITMAANMIKAGDADIVVAGGVESMSRAPWVQEKPATAFAKPGAIFDTSIGWRFTNPVFAAQDKTTFSMPETAEEVARVKDINREDADAFAVESQRRAVAAINAGHFKSEIVPVEVKGRKGQVTVVDTDEGPREGTSAEVLGKLRPVVAGGEVVTAGNSSTLNDGASAILVVSERAIEKFGLKARARIIGGTSVGLAPEIMGMGPVPATQKVLDRAGWTVGDLDAVELNEAFATQSLACIRELGLDTDKVNTWGGAIALGHPLGSSGSRITITLLNRLEQEGGTRGVATMCIGVGQGAAIAIERI, encoded by the coding sequence ATGACCACCCCCAATGCCTACCTGGTGTCTGGCCGACGCACTCCCGTTGGCCGCTATGGCGGCGCGCTGTCCACAGTGCGCCCTGATGATCTCGCGGCACTGACCATCAAAGCCGTCATCGAGGATGCCGGTATTGATCCGTCCGCCGTGGATGAGGTTATTCTCGGTAATGCCAACGGCGCCGGTGAGGAGAACCGGAATGTGGCGCGCATGGCGTGGTTGCTCGCAGGCTATCCGGATTCTGTCCCCGGCATCACCGTCAACCGGTTGTGCGCATCGGGGATGTCCGCCATCACCATGGCGGCGAACATGATCAAGGCCGGCGACGCGGACATCGTGGTGGCAGGTGGCGTGGAATCCATGTCACGTGCCCCGTGGGTGCAGGAGAAACCAGCCACCGCTTTCGCCAAACCAGGCGCCATCTTTGATACCTCCATCGGCTGGCGGTTCACCAACCCGGTGTTCGCCGCGCAGGACAAGACCACCTTCTCCATGCCGGAGACCGCCGAGGAAGTGGCACGCGTCAAGGACATCAACCGCGAAGATGCTGATGCCTTCGCCGTGGAATCGCAACGTCGCGCAGTGGCAGCCATCAACGCAGGCCACTTCAAGTCGGAGATTGTCCCCGTCGAGGTGAAGGGCAGAAAAGGCCAGGTCACCGTGGTGGACACCGATGAGGGGCCCCGCGAAGGCACCTCCGCAGAGGTACTGGGCAAACTGCGCCCCGTGGTGGCAGGTGGTGAGGTGGTGACTGCCGGCAACTCCTCCACACTCAACGATGGTGCATCAGCGATCCTGGTGGTCTCTGAACGTGCCATCGAGAAATTTGGTCTCAAGGCCCGCGCCCGGATCATCGGGGGAACCAGCGTGGGGCTGGCTCCTGAGATCATGGGCATGGGCCCGGTGCCGGCAACACAGAAGGTGCTCGACCGCGCCGGCTGGACTGTCGGTGACCTGGACGCGGTGGAGCTCAACGAAGCCTTCGCCACCCAGTCCCTGGCCTGTATCCGGGAGCTGGGTCTGGACACCGACAAGGTCAACACCTGGGGTGGCGCCATCGCACTGGGGCACCCGCTGGGATCCTCCGGATCACGAATCACCATCACGCTGCTGAACCGCCTGGAACAGGAAGGTGGCACCAGGGGAGTGGCCACCATGTGCATCGGTGTCGGCCAGGGGGCCGCAATCGCAATCGAGAGGATCTAA